The Teredinibacter sp. KSP-S5-2 genomic interval GAGAGCGCTTATACATGTCTTCCAAATCTTTTGGATCTGCACAGCGGTGACCATAGCGAACACCGTCAAAGCGGGACAGGTTGGCGGAGCATTCGGCTGGTGCAATGACATAGTATGCCGGTACGGCAAGGTGAGTATGAGGCAGGGAGATACTTTTTACCTTTGCGCCCATGGATTCGTATTGCTTAATTGCGGCTTCCACGGCCTGCTGGGTGCCTGATGATAGACCTTCACCAAAATACTCTTTGGGCACACCTATGGTTTTGCCTGCAATTGAATTGGCCAGTGTTGCTGTGTAATCCGGCACGGGTTCGTCAATACAGGTGGAATCTTTTGCATCAAAACTGGCCATCGCATTCAACATGATCGCAGAGTCTTCTGCTGTGCGGGTCATGGTGCCCCCCTGATCCAGGCTGGAGGCGAAAGCAATCATGCCCCAGCGTGACACTCGGCCGTACGTTGGTTTCAGACCGGTGATACCACATAGCGAAGCGGGTTGTCGGATTGAGCCGCCTGTGTCCGTTGCTGTTGCGCCCGGCGCCAATCGTGCGGCGATACAGGCTGCTGAACCACCGGATGACCCTCCCGGTACACAGTTTGTGTCCCAAGGGTTTTTTACTGGGCCGTAGTAACTGGTTTCGTTGGAAGAGCCCATGGCGAACTCGTCCATATTGGTTTTACCCAGGCTGACGGCACCGGCATTCGCAAAATTTTCAACCACGGTGGCATCGTATGGTGGAACGAAATTGTCCAGCATTTTTGAGCCACAGCTTGTGCGTATGCCGTTGGTACAAAAAATATCTTTGTGGGCGATGGGGACACCTAAGAGCGCGCCGGTTTCGCCTGCAGCCAATTTTTGGTCTGCTGCTGCCGCTTGGGCAAGTGCTGCTTCGTCATTTATTGTGATAAAACTGTTGAGCGTTTTATCTAGATTATTAATTCTGTCGAGAAAATATTGCGTAATTTCCGTCGACGAAAATTCTTTGTCTTGTAGTTTTTTGCTTATTTCGGCAATGGTTAAATTGTGCATTTTGTTTCCAGCCGGTGATTGGATAGGAATGTTTTCTGTAACTATTTTTTATTAGTCGATGACTTTGGGAACCAGGTAAAGCCCATCTTCGGTTGCTGGAGCAATTGCCTGGAATTTTTCCCGTTGGTTGCCCTCGGTTATTTCGTCTGCACGCAGTCTTTGCACTGCATCAAGGGGATGGGCCATCGGCGCGACACCATCGGTGTCAGCCGCTTGCAGTTGATCAACCAGATTAATAACATCGGTGATGCTTTTGGCGGTTTCTTCCAAGGTTGCCTGGTCTACATGCAGTCGAGCCAGATTGGAAAGCTTTTCAATATCGGAAGGGTTCACTGAGAATCTCCTAAATGCGGTCGTACTAGTTGCGACCCGATTTATCTCACAGGATCTTAAAAGCGGGCTAAGTTACCACATTTGTGCCTTGCTCTAAATCCCCGGCGTTGTTACAGTGCGTCAATTTGCTGCAAACGCCCGCTTGGTGGGGACTTGAATCATAATCAAAGGCGTATTTGCTCAATTATTCAGCTAATCTAAAAGCAGCGTTCACGAATATCTTCTACAGGGTTAAAAAAAACTATGCTCAAGCGTTTACGCGGAATGTTTTCCAACGATTTGTCTATTGATTTGGGTACAGCGAATACGCTGATCTACGTAAAAGGTCGAGGTATAGTTTTAGATGAGCCGTCGGTGGTGGCGATCCGTAATCAGAATGGCCAGAAGTCGGTTGAAGCGGTTGGTATCGCAGCTAAGCGAATGCTCGGCAGAACGCCGGGTAATATTACGGCTATCCGACCATTAAAAGATGGTGTGATTGCCGACTTCCAGGTGACCGAAAAAATGCTTCAGCATTTTATTCGCAAAGTCCATGAACACAGTTGGTTTCAGCCCAGCCCTCGGGTTTTAGTGTGTGTTCCCTGTTTGTCTACCGAAGTTGAAAAGCGCGCGATCCGCGAATCTGCTCTGGGCGCTGGTGCTCGTGAGGTGAGTTTGATCGAAGAGCCCATGGCCGCCGCGATTGGTGCTGGCCTGGAAGTGGAAGAAGCAACCGGTTCCATGGTCGTTGATATCGGTGGTGGTACCACAGAAATCGCGATTATTTCGCTAAATGGTGTGGTGCTGTCGGATTCGGTGCGCATCGGTGGTGATCGTTTCGATGAGGCTGTTGTTAATTACGTTCGCCGCAAGTATGGCAGTGTGATTGGTGATGCGACTGCTGAGAGAATTAAAAAGGAAATTGGTTGTGCCTACGCCGGCAGCGAAGTATTAGAGATCGATGTCCGTGGGCGTAATCTCGCTGAAGGTGTGCCTAAAAGCTTTACCCTGAATAGTGACGAAGTTCTGGAAGCGCTGCAGGAACCGCTTTCCGGTATCGTGCAAGCCATTAAGAGTACACTCGAACAATCACCACCAGAGCTGGCTTCGGATATTGCCGAGAGTGGAATTGTGTTAACAGGTGGTGGTGCTTTGTTGCGTGATCTGGATCGTTTGCTCAGTGAAGAGACCGGTTTGCCTGTGTTGGTTGCAGAAGACCCCTTAACTTGTGTTGCCCGTGGTGGTGGTAAGGCATTGGAAATGGAAGGGGTTGATCTGGTCTACTAAGCCGGGTTATTCCTGTTTGCTTCTGGTTGTGTTGTACAGTGTAGCTTGTTAACTTCTATTCATCTTTGCGGGAGATAGAGCAATAAAACCCTTATTCGGACAAAAACCTTCTCCCGCTGTCCGCTCGACAGCGCTTGTCTTCGTTTCTTTGGGTATTGCTCTGGCATATATTTATACGGACTGGTTCGACTTCCTGAAAGGTAAGGCCGTGGATTATTCAGCGCCCTTTTATTGGGTGACGGATCTTGCCGATGAAGCTGAGGACTGGGCTGATAACCGCATGATGTCCCGTGCTCGTCTGATTCAGGAAAACGAACAATTGAGGACCGAGCTTCTGGTTCACAAGCGTAAACTGCAGCAGATGGCATCTCTTGCTGCGGAAAATGTGCGTTTGCGTGAGCTTCTCAAT includes:
- the gatA gene encoding Asp-tRNA(Asn)/Glu-tRNA(Gln) amidotransferase subunit GatA, with protein sequence MHNLTIAEISKKLQDKEFSSTEITQYFLDRINNLDKTLNSFITINDEAALAQAAAADQKLAAGETGALLGVPIAHKDIFCTNGIRTSCGSKMLDNFVPPYDATVVENFANAGAVSLGKTNMDEFAMGSSNETSYYGPVKNPWDTNCVPGGSSGGSAACIAARLAPGATATDTGGSIRQPASLCGITGLKPTYGRVSRWGMIAFASSLDQGGTMTRTAEDSAIMLNAMASFDAKDSTCIDEPVPDYTATLANSIAGKTIGVPKEYFGEGLSSGTQQAVEAAIKQYESMGAKVKSISLPHTHLAVPAYYVIAPAECSANLSRFDGVRYGHRCADPKDLEDMYKRSRGEGFGNEVKRRILVGTYALSAGYYDAYYRKAMRVRRLIKQDFIDAFKEVDVIMGPTSPSPAFEFGAKSSDPVAMYLEDIYTIATNLAGLPGMSIPCGLADNKPVGLQLIGNVFSEAALLNFAHQYQLETNFHTLAPAMVNGEAN
- the gatC gene encoding Asp-tRNA(Asn)/Glu-tRNA(Gln) amidotransferase subunit GatC, which codes for MNPSDIEKLSNLARLHVDQATLEETAKSITDVINLVDQLQAADTDGVAPMAHPLDAVQRLRADEITEGNQREKFQAIAPATEDGLYLVPKVID
- a CDS encoding rod shape-determining protein, which encodes MLKRLRGMFSNDLSIDLGTANTLIYVKGRGIVLDEPSVVAIRNQNGQKSVEAVGIAAKRMLGRTPGNITAIRPLKDGVIADFQVTEKMLQHFIRKVHEHSWFQPSPRVLVCVPCLSTEVEKRAIRESALGAGAREVSLIEEPMAAAIGAGLEVEEATGSMVVDIGGGTTEIAIISLNGVVLSDSVRIGGDRFDEAVVNYVRRKYGSVIGDATAERIKKEIGCAYAGSEVLEIDVRGRNLAEGVPKSFTLNSDEVLEALQEPLSGIVQAIKSTLEQSPPELASDIAESGIVLTGGGALLRDLDRLLSEETGLPVLVAEDPLTCVARGGGKALEMEGVDLVY